The proteins below are encoded in one region of Planctopirus limnophila DSM 3776:
- a CDS encoding M24 family metallopeptidase: MATIVDRSDPLSSAEFVTVDPAMAALVDRRHRKIADWLKSHQFDAALLTDPANQSWLSAGADFSGAEMSGPSTAMFVTPESRVIVCHNVASSRVFETCIGGMGFQIKERPWYEPLEVLLADLCRSRKVVLDRFGPLGEARTEAFRNFRWPLDDHDVEQLKMGSKIITHAVEATCRGWYPGKRECELAGEVSHRLLKHEVTPVRVQILADGRARRFRDWAWSEDETTSTVTIVAIGRYKGMHCGVSRTVLDGPLEGSFAEAWEKLALVLGTAMFFSLGSTPLSQIWGKVARIYEKFGCADEWEMAPQGELLDYGRISALITPQSKVAVPARGAIFWRPSISMAMAGETVLATEEGARVLTHSGDWPTWDVEIKGSHVPVTAILSRSE, translated from the coding sequence ATGGCGACAATTGTCGATCGTTCGGATCCTTTGTCCTCTGCTGAGTTTGTGACAGTTGACCCTGCGATGGCAGCACTGGTCGACAGGCGTCATCGCAAAATTGCCGACTGGCTCAAATCTCATCAGTTCGACGCTGCGTTGCTGACGGATCCCGCCAATCAGTCGTGGCTTTCGGCGGGTGCCGATTTTTCTGGTGCCGAGATGTCCGGCCCATCGACGGCGATGTTCGTGACTCCCGAATCGCGTGTGATTGTCTGCCATAACGTGGCCTCTTCTCGAGTGTTCGAAACCTGTATTGGTGGCATGGGATTCCAGATCAAAGAGCGTCCGTGGTACGAACCACTTGAAGTCTTATTGGCGGATTTGTGCCGTAGCCGGAAGGTGGTGCTGGATCGCTTTGGCCCATTGGGCGAAGCCCGCACAGAGGCATTTCGTAATTTTCGCTGGCCACTCGATGACCACGATGTGGAACAGCTCAAAATGGGTTCAAAAATCATAACTCATGCCGTTGAAGCGACTTGCCGCGGCTGGTATCCGGGAAAACGGGAATGCGAACTGGCTGGCGAAGTATCTCATCGCCTGCTCAAGCACGAAGTCACTCCTGTCCGTGTGCAGATACTCGCTGATGGCCGGGCCAGACGTTTCCGCGACTGGGCGTGGTCTGAAGATGAAACCACCAGTACAGTCACGATCGTTGCAATTGGTCGCTACAAAGGGATGCATTGTGGAGTCAGCCGGACGGTTCTCGATGGGCCGCTGGAAGGAAGTTTTGCCGAAGCCTGGGAAAAGCTGGCACTGGTGCTGGGGACAGCCATGTTTTTCTCACTGGGCAGCACGCCATTGAGCCAGATTTGGGGCAAAGTCGCTCGCATTTACGAAAAATTTGGCTGTGCGGATGAATGGGAAATGGCTCCTCAAGGAGAGCTGCTCGACTACGGCCGCATTTCGGCACTGATTACGCCACAATCCAAAGTCGCTGTCCCCGCGCGCGGAGCTATTTTCTGGCGACCGTCGATTTCCATGGCGATGGCGGGAGAAACTGTTCTGGCAACGGAAGAAGGAGCCCGAGTCCTCACTCACAGCGGCGACTGGCCCACCTGGGATGTCGAAATCAAAGGGAGCCACGTCCCGGTCACAGCGATTCTCAGCCGCAGCGAATAA
- the lnt gene encoding apolipoprotein N-acyltransferase → MTPSPATLMEPDTKTEVSALNRGSGPSSDSGHEAEVRRLIAQARSRIERPDDEIENPVSAGWGLLSVSAVLMWATFAPLDQGYLGWLALVPVLWLVQRPRWTKRTIAAAYVTSLVSQLASLQWMRLGDPTMYVAWVALAAYIACYLPVFLMLSRLAVHRWKVPLVVAAPVIWVALEFVKAHLFTGFAWYLMGHSQYRWLEMIQVSDLGGAYLVSFVVVAGACAITMALARLWGTWLSRRKSAAQAAISIEWAMGKSAVVQILAASVLISATLGYGYLRRSQANFTPGPKMALIQGNYPASLVARADDSAPMFVTHMRMTGMSVAHRPDVIVWPETMFRWPLIDVPADWTDEKLKSLRNGPPVAAWRDQTIRKTLAGEAQKAGAAMILGLESIVPGEEKILRHNSAAFVRPDLGVMGRYDKIHLVPFGEYLPLAQTIPALKFFLPPAMRNSFGLDDGKSAAVFEYGKWRMVPVICFEDTVPHLVRDIVGSVSEKEQGRQVDVLVNLSNDGWFHGSSELEQHLITAAFRAVETRTPLVRAVNTGISAFIDGDGAILDPEVYLDGDRLGRTSPRDPKTGAWLKQVNSAQIRTVPLDDRTSFYVQYGDWFTALCGLLVGILLTAEIVTRCQTWWHRKA, encoded by the coding sequence ATGACTCCCTCACCTGCCACCCTGATGGAACCGGATACCAAGACTGAAGTGAGTGCCTTGAATCGAGGATCAGGTCCATCGAGCGACTCGGGTCATGAGGCTGAGGTGCGGCGGCTGATTGCCCAGGCGAGAAGCCGTATTGAGCGGCCTGATGACGAGATTGAAAATCCTGTCTCGGCGGGCTGGGGGTTGCTGTCGGTGTCGGCTGTCTTGATGTGGGCCACGTTTGCACCGCTTGATCAAGGGTATCTGGGTTGGCTGGCTCTGGTGCCTGTCCTGTGGCTGGTGCAGAGACCACGCTGGACGAAACGCACGATCGCTGCGGCGTATGTGACGTCGCTGGTAAGCCAGTTGGCTTCATTGCAATGGATGCGGCTGGGCGATCCCACCATGTATGTGGCCTGGGTCGCTCTGGCGGCGTACATCGCCTGTTATCTGCCTGTATTTCTGATGCTCTCCCGGCTGGCTGTTCACCGGTGGAAAGTCCCGCTGGTGGTGGCTGCCCCCGTGATCTGGGTGGCACTGGAGTTTGTGAAGGCCCATTTGTTCACAGGTTTTGCGTGGTACCTGATGGGCCACTCGCAATATCGCTGGCTGGAAATGATTCAGGTCAGCGATCTGGGCGGGGCCTATCTGGTCAGTTTTGTGGTGGTGGCTGGTGCCTGTGCCATCACGATGGCTTTAGCTCGCTTGTGGGGAACATGGCTCAGTCGTCGAAAGTCGGCCGCCCAGGCTGCGATTTCGATCGAATGGGCCATGGGCAAGTCGGCTGTTGTACAGATTCTGGCGGCTTCCGTACTGATTTCAGCCACACTCGGTTACGGGTATTTGAGACGATCGCAGGCGAACTTTACTCCTGGGCCGAAAATGGCATTGATACAGGGCAATTATCCGGCCTCACTGGTCGCGCGAGCCGACGATTCTGCCCCGATGTTTGTCACACATATGCGGATGACGGGGATGTCGGTGGCTCATCGGCCGGATGTGATCGTCTGGCCTGAAACCATGTTCCGCTGGCCATTGATTGATGTCCCTGCCGATTGGACGGATGAGAAACTGAAGTCGCTGAGAAATGGCCCGCCTGTGGCGGCCTGGCGCGATCAGACCATTCGCAAGACGTTGGCAGGTGAAGCCCAGAAAGCCGGCGCTGCCATGATTCTGGGCCTGGAATCGATTGTGCCGGGCGAAGAAAAGATTCTCCGACACAACTCGGCGGCCTTTGTGAGGCCCGATCTGGGAGTCATGGGGCGATACGACAAAATTCACCTGGTTCCTTTTGGCGAATATCTGCCACTGGCTCAGACGATACCGGCTCTGAAGTTCTTCTTGCCTCCTGCGATGAGAAACTCGTTTGGGCTCGATGACGGCAAATCGGCAGCTGTTTTTGAGTACGGCAAATGGCGCATGGTGCCTGTCATTTGTTTCGAAGACACCGTGCCCCATCTGGTGCGGGATATCGTGGGGAGTGTCAGTGAGAAGGAGCAGGGTCGGCAGGTCGATGTCCTGGTCAATCTTTCGAACGATGGCTGGTTTCACGGATCGAGTGAACTGGAGCAGCATCTGATTACCGCGGCTTTTCGAGCGGTTGAAACACGAACACCACTTGTTCGAGCGGTGAATACTGGGATTTCGGCATTTATCGATGGCGATGGGGCGATTCTCGATCCTGAGGTCTATCTCGATGGTGATCGGTTAGGAAGAACCAGCCCGCGCGACCCGAAAACCGGAGCCTGGCTCAAGCAGGTCAACAGTGCGCAGATCCGTACGGTTCCACTCGATGACCGCACCAGTTTCTATGTGCAATATGGCGACTGGTTCACCGCCTTGTGTGGGTTACTGGTGGGAATACTGCTGACAGCTGAGATCGTCACCCGCTGCCAGACCTGGTGGCATCGAAAGGCGTAA
- a CDS encoding alpha/beta hydrolase, whose protein sequence is MSYFVSICLTTARRCGRVMILCLVLAMTGCAKAPQDAKTATDSSDKGFVVSPLTASGGPAGAADFPLDAGSTGSAPSISDGPILPDLPAQSEPAIAGSEAPPFPANEPGMETVTVTVNGKAAIEPKTIEFGEFDPSQAAAYEIQPRPAMSPTARQSTDSGFTRETIYFATNRKRTGSTSAKEAYSSHRGELQWGMCQVSIPYKHKPGEMESPKWYQWSEDPKQHIILMDPLEQLSEANWMTRIRQKLAGASSSEILVFVHGYNVTFENAVRRTAQLSYDLNFPGAAVCFSWPAGNSMVYTTDWTNAEWSLPHCLHVLKQLALFSRADKIHIVAHSMGSRVVTFSLKELLRELPVLDNQPLFNQVVLAAPDLDAEIFRTQIAPAIQKASRRLTIYASEQDLALKLSQGLNGGTRLGTATPVSLTTTGFEWIDCIDATAMSQEPMMTLQHAYYGDSPRMISDLRRVLAGENATMRGLVCEKPGLFQIR, encoded by the coding sequence ATGTCCTATTTCGTTTCGATCTGCCTCACGACTGCCCGACGTTGTGGCAGAGTCATGATTCTGTGCCTCGTTCTGGCAATGACTGGCTGCGCAAAAGCTCCGCAGGATGCCAAGACAGCCACCGATTCCTCGGATAAGGGATTTGTCGTCTCTCCGTTGACGGCTTCGGGTGGCCCGGCTGGTGCAGCCGACTTCCCACTTGACGCTGGCTCGACAGGTTCGGCGCCATCCATCTCCGATGGCCCGATTCTGCCCGATCTTCCAGCACAGTCGGAACCTGCGATTGCTGGTAGCGAAGCCCCACCTTTTCCTGCCAACGAGCCAGGTATGGAAACGGTAACTGTCACCGTGAATGGAAAAGCTGCGATCGAACCCAAAACCATCGAGTTTGGAGAATTCGATCCGTCACAAGCTGCTGCTTACGAGATCCAACCCCGGCCCGCGATGTCACCCACAGCCAGGCAATCGACAGATAGCGGATTTACACGCGAAACCATCTACTTTGCGACCAATCGAAAACGCACGGGTTCAACCAGTGCCAAAGAGGCATACAGTTCCCATCGAGGCGAACTGCAATGGGGAATGTGCCAGGTCAGCATTCCTTACAAGCATAAGCCTGGCGAAATGGAATCGCCCAAATGGTACCAGTGGAGTGAAGATCCCAAGCAGCACATCATCCTGATGGATCCACTTGAACAGCTTTCGGAAGCCAACTGGATGACTCGGATTCGACAGAAGCTGGCGGGGGCCAGTTCGAGTGAAATTCTGGTCTTTGTACATGGCTACAACGTGACATTCGAGAATGCCGTGCGCCGGACGGCTCAGCTTTCTTATGATCTCAATTTCCCGGGGGCAGCCGTCTGCTTCAGTTGGCCGGCAGGGAACAGCATGGTTTACACGACTGACTGGACCAATGCGGAATGGTCGTTGCCGCATTGCCTGCATGTTCTCAAGCAGTTGGCGTTGTTCTCGAGGGCTGACAAGATTCATATTGTCGCTCATAGCATGGGCAGCCGTGTGGTGACTTTTTCACTCAAAGAGCTGCTGCGCGAGTTGCCAGTGCTCGATAACCAGCCGCTTTTTAATCAGGTGGTGCTGGCGGCTCCTGATCTCGATGCTGAGATCTTCCGCACGCAGATCGCACCGGCGATTCAGAAGGCCTCCCGCAGGCTGACGATTTACGCTTCTGAGCAGGATCTGGCTTTGAAGCTCTCGCAAGGCCTCAATGGTGGCACTCGACTGGGAACCGCCACACCTGTCTCATTGACGACGACGGGCTTCGAGTGGATCGACTGCATCGATGCCACGGCGATGAGTCAGGAGCCCATGATGACCTTACAGCACGCCTATTACGGCGATTCCCCCCGTATGATCAGTGATCTGCGCCGAGTGCTGGCTGGTGAGAATGCGACAATGCGTGGCCTGGTCTGTGAAAAGCCGGGTCTCTTTCAGATTCGCTGA
- a CDS encoding Gfo/Idh/MocA family protein, which produces MPTHNPKIRIGQIGVGHAHADKLAVYRNSPDYEVVGIVEPDEKLRLAAQNKPAFRDLPWMTREELLSQPGLQAVLIETEVRHLLDQAEACIAAGRHVHLDKPAGESLEQYRRILQSAQRQSLLMQMGYMFRYNPGYLLLKKFIQQGWLGEIFEVHAVMSKVLDPRTREQLGAYPGGIMFELGCHVIDLVLNILPQPDRITSFSRQVVTGQDRLIDNMLAVFEYPKATATIRSTGVEVEGFARRHVTVCGTRGTFHIQPLDNPSIRLSLAESVTDPDTGKVYRKGVQEIELPKYARYVGDADDMAKIIRGDKPSDYSYAHDLAVQTAVLQASGLLKSH; this is translated from the coding sequence GTGCCCACCCACAATCCCAAGATTCGTATCGGTCAAATCGGCGTCGGGCATGCGCATGCGGACAAGCTGGCCGTTTACCGCAACTCGCCCGATTACGAAGTCGTGGGGATTGTTGAGCCGGATGAAAAACTCAGGCTGGCAGCTCAGAACAAACCGGCTTTTCGAGATCTCCCCTGGATGACTCGCGAGGAACTTCTATCCCAGCCGGGCTTGCAGGCGGTCCTCATCGAGACCGAAGTTCGTCACCTGCTGGATCAAGCGGAAGCCTGCATTGCCGCTGGCCGGCATGTGCATCTCGACAAGCCAGCCGGAGAATCTCTCGAACAATACCGCCGGATTCTGCAAAGCGCCCAGCGGCAATCTCTCCTTATGCAGATGGGCTATATGTTTCGCTACAACCCGGGCTATTTACTTCTCAAGAAGTTTATTCAGCAAGGATGGCTGGGCGAGATCTTTGAAGTCCACGCCGTCATGAGTAAAGTCCTCGATCCCCGCACTCGCGAGCAACTGGGAGCCTATCCTGGCGGAATCATGTTCGAACTGGGCTGCCATGTGATTGATCTGGTGCTGAATATTCTTCCGCAACCTGATCGCATCACGTCGTTCTCCAGGCAAGTAGTCACTGGTCAGGATCGTCTGATCGATAACATGCTGGCGGTGTTCGAATACCCGAAAGCCACTGCCACCATTCGCTCGACAGGCGTGGAAGTGGAAGGTTTTGCCCGCAGACATGTCACTGTGTGCGGGACGCGAGGCACCTTTCACATTCAACCGCTCGATAATCCCTCTATCCGGCTCTCTCTGGCCGAATCGGTGACCGATCCAGACACTGGAAAGGTCTATCGCAAAGGCGTGCAGGAGATCGAACTCCCCAAATATGCCCGGTATGTAGGTGATGCCGACGATATGGCGAAGATTATTCGCGGCGATAAGCCCAGCGACTACTCCTACGCCCACGATCTTGCCGTCCAAACCGCTGTGTTGCAGGCAAGTGGCTTACTCAAATCCCATTAA
- a CDS encoding nuclease-related domain-containing protein, with translation MTKKSPIKDAPIPYAGSSLRVQMRDLLDDAFITWICLPVSLCMLALLEWYRWVFSVPPMPVLITVIAAVAVIISIIMLRKVFKKLSQMRLGLDGEMAVAQELQETIVPLGYMLLNDVPGPSFNVDHVLIGPAGVFVIETKTYSKPVKGNPKVFFDGSMVLVNGVSPERNPIEQAEAGSRFISEVIYKQSGKKINPRPVLVFPGWFVEAACQESAVWVINNKQLPYKLKMIKSHLSNDEIIAISEGIKRHIRSNS, from the coding sequence ATGACAAAGAAATCACCAATCAAAGACGCTCCTATTCCGTATGCGGGTTCTTCACTTCGAGTGCAAATGCGCGATCTACTTGATGATGCTTTTATTACATGGATTTGCTTGCCAGTAAGCCTATGTATGCTCGCATTGCTAGAATGGTATCGATGGGTTTTCTCAGTTCCACCAATGCCGGTGCTTATCACTGTGATCGCGGCTGTTGCTGTGATCATTTCAATAATCATGTTGCGCAAGGTGTTTAAGAAACTCTCCCAAATGCGACTTGGCCTTGACGGTGAAATGGCAGTCGCTCAGGAACTTCAAGAAACGATAGTTCCTTTAGGTTACATGCTTCTTAATGATGTTCCGGGTCCCTCATTTAACGTAGACCATGTTCTAATAGGTCCAGCTGGAGTATTTGTCATTGAGACCAAGACTTACTCGAAGCCCGTTAAAGGTAATCCAAAGGTGTTTTTCGATGGCTCAATGGTGTTAGTGAACGGGGTGTCCCCAGAAAGAAACCCAATTGAGCAAGCTGAAGCCGGCTCGAGATTTATTAGTGAAGTCATCTACAAACAGTCTGGAAAGAAGATTAATCCACGGCCAGTATTGGTGTTCCCTGGTTGGTTTGTAGAGGCAGCTTGCCAAGAATCTGCTGTTTGGGTGATTAACAATAAACAGCTCCCATATAAGCTTAAGATGATTAAATCTCATCTTTCAAATGATGAAATTATTGCGATTTCAGAAGGAATAAAGCGACATATTAGAAGTAATTCGTAG
- the ilvD gene encoding dihydroxy-acid dehydratase, which yields MLNKYSSRITQPRSQGASQAMLYATGMSREDMDKAQVGISSVWYDGNPCNMHLNKLADKVKEGVVAAGLVGMRFNTIGVSDGISMGTNGMSFSLQSRDLIADSIETVMSAQWYDANISLPGCDKNMPGCIMAMARLNRPSLMVYGGTIRAGCTPRHPKLDIVSAFQVYGEYLAGKLSDEERQEVIEHACPGAGACGGMYTANTMASAIEALGMSLPYSSSIPAEDPLKMGECLAAGKAIRTLLEKDIKPSDIMTRAAFENAMVTIMATGGSTNAVLHLIAMARAIGVSLTIDDFQKVSDRVPFIADLKPSGKYVMEDLHNVGGTPAVLKYLLEKGLLDGSCLTVTGKTLAENLEPLPGLAEGQRVIVPIETPIKETGHIRIMRGNFCPDGAVAKITGKEGLVFKGPARCYDQEEAMLKGLENNEIQKGDVIIIRYEGPKGGPGLPEMLTPTSAIMGAGLGSDVALLTDGRFSGGSHGFIVGHVTPEAQEGGPIALVKNGDIITIDAEKNSIDVDWTEADYQARKAAFVAPPYLATRGTLYKYIKNVKNASEGCVTDE from the coding sequence ATGCTCAACAAGTACTCGTCACGAATCACCCAGCCACGCTCGCAAGGTGCCTCTCAAGCCATGCTCTACGCCACAGGCATGAGCCGCGAAGATATGGATAAAGCCCAGGTTGGCATTTCGAGTGTGTGGTACGATGGCAACCCGTGCAACATGCACCTCAATAAGCTGGCCGACAAGGTGAAAGAGGGCGTCGTAGCCGCCGGCCTCGTGGGCATGAGATTCAACACCATTGGCGTTTCCGATGGCATCTCGATGGGCACCAATGGGATGTCGTTCTCGCTGCAGTCGCGCGATCTGATTGCCGACAGCATCGAAACGGTCATGTCGGCCCAGTGGTACGACGCCAACATTTCGCTTCCCGGTTGCGATAAAAACATGCCTGGCTGCATCATGGCCATGGCTCGACTCAACCGCCCATCACTCATGGTTTACGGCGGCACCATCCGGGCAGGTTGTACTCCGCGACATCCCAAGCTCGATATTGTCTCGGCCTTCCAGGTTTATGGCGAATACCTCGCTGGTAAGCTGAGCGACGAAGAGCGGCAGGAAGTCATCGAACATGCCTGTCCCGGTGCCGGTGCCTGCGGCGGCATGTACACCGCGAATACGATGGCCAGTGCGATCGAAGCTTTGGGAATGTCATTACCCTACAGTTCATCGATCCCGGCGGAAGATCCTCTCAAAATGGGAGAATGCCTCGCCGCAGGCAAGGCTATTCGCACTTTGCTCGAAAAGGATATCAAGCCCTCAGATATCATGACGCGAGCCGCCTTCGAGAATGCCATGGTGACCATCATGGCCACCGGGGGTTCAACGAACGCCGTCCTCCACTTGATTGCCATGGCTCGCGCGATTGGCGTCTCGCTCACCATCGACGACTTCCAGAAGGTTTCAGATCGCGTGCCCTTCATCGCTGATCTCAAACCGAGTGGTAAATACGTCATGGAAGACCTGCACAACGTGGGCGGAACTCCCGCGGTCCTCAAATATCTGCTCGAAAAAGGCTTGCTGGATGGCAGTTGCCTGACGGTGACTGGCAAGACCTTGGCCGAAAACCTGGAGCCACTCCCCGGTCTGGCGGAAGGCCAGCGCGTGATTGTGCCAATTGAGACACCCATCAAAGAGACTGGCCACATCCGCATTATGCGCGGCAACTTCTGCCCGGACGGGGCTGTCGCCAAGATCACTGGTAAAGAAGGGCTCGTCTTCAAAGGCCCCGCTCGCTGCTACGATCAGGAAGAAGCGATGCTCAAGGGGCTGGAAAACAACGAGATTCAGAAGGGTGATGTGATCATCATCCGCTACGAAGGGCCGAAGGGCGGGCCAGGTCTTCCCGAAATGCTCACCCCGACCTCCGCCATTATGGGAGCCGGTTTAGGGAGTGATGTCGCACTGCTGACCGACGGCCGCTTCAGTGGTGGATCACACGGATTCATCGTCGGCCACGTGACACCCGAAGCCCAGGAAGGGGGCCCGATCGCCCTCGTGAAAAACGGCGACATCATTACCATCGACGCCGAGAAAAACAGCATCGACGTCGATTGGACAGAAGCCGACTACCAGGCCCGCAAAGCCGCCTTCGTCGCCCCACCCTACCTCGCCACCCGCGGCACATTATATAAGTATATTAAGAACGTGAAAAACGCGAGCGAAGGCTGCGTGACAGATGAGTAG
- a CDS encoding putative quinol monooxygenase, translating into MIYVNVLLTVREAADVPEIRQLLQKQGELSRAEPGCLRFEVYQSKNDSKVFILNEHWESQTALDAHRLAEAYTTIYVPRVLPRVDRVPHPSGLVQ; encoded by the coding sequence ATGATTTACGTCAATGTTCTTCTGACAGTCCGCGAAGCCGCAGATGTTCCCGAGATCCGCCAGTTGCTCCAGAAGCAGGGCGAGCTTTCACGAGCCGAGCCCGGCTGCCTCAGATTCGAAGTGTATCAGTCGAAGAACGACTCGAAAGTTTTCATCCTCAATGAACACTGGGAATCTCAAACCGCCCTGGATGCCCATCGCCTTGCCGAAGCCTATACGACCATTTATGTACCTCGCGTGCTACCCAGAGTCGACCGCGTGCCTCACCCCAGCGGCCTTGTTCAATAG
- a CDS encoding sigma-54-dependent Fis family transcriptional regulator, whose protein sequence is MAAGWLSRNEFRQAAEFPDLPEFSVWQQEVFQLLPRATSIDAFGREVAARLAGLLGVSYVAIWQRSPAWASMVQYGRLANDDLPQSLMIEALDRDAATIGVKASGSCLVAPLPQEDGLSSLGTAVLVIHGKNLHDKQLPSAMFAAQTFATALAVCQKTIKAQERAEKLREILKLAAQLANEQQTEKLLTRIAEEATRLLDCDRASIFIWDREHHEVIACPALGVEGGSLRLSDKVGVVGEVIAKVQLIRVDDAYADPRFHRKVDASSGYKTSNLLCGPLRDLDGKVLGAFEVINHRQGPFSQEDEITLLDLCIQIAAALQNTRERELLVTSNRQLTEQVSRGVNIVGESPAIVAMRSTIRRLAGTDLPVLILGESGTGKEVVASSLHYQGSRADRPFIAVNCAALTETLLESELFGHERGSFTDAHEMRRGKFELAEGGTIFLDEIGDLSAGGQAKLLRVLEQKVITRVGGSQTIPINARVIAATNARLAEAVRAKKFREDLYFRLNVVTLEIPPLRERADDVLPLAEYFLEQFAVQARRGKMHLSAEARRRLQSHAWPGNVRELRNLMERVAFLAPAERIEVEDLAFILSPERDSFHEPSLDMGLSEATNSFQQEYIRRAIKRVRNNMSEAARLLGLHRSNLYRKMRQLDMAEAGDGEEEE, encoded by the coding sequence ATGGCCGCTGGCTGGTTGTCTCGAAATGAGTTTCGTCAGGCCGCTGAGTTCCCTGATCTGCCGGAATTCTCCGTGTGGCAGCAGGAGGTCTTTCAGTTACTTCCCCGGGCGACGTCCATCGATGCATTCGGGCGGGAGGTCGCGGCACGACTGGCTGGCCTGCTGGGGGTCAGCTATGTCGCCATCTGGCAAAGATCACCTGCCTGGGCCTCGATGGTTCAATACGGCCGACTGGCCAACGACGATCTGCCCCAGAGCCTGATGATCGAAGCACTCGACCGGGATGCAGCGACGATCGGTGTTAAAGCCAGTGGAAGCTGTCTCGTCGCCCCCTTGCCTCAGGAAGATGGGCTCTCTTCATTGGGGACGGCTGTCCTTGTGATCCACGGTAAGAACCTGCATGACAAGCAGTTGCCCTCCGCGATGTTCGCAGCTCAAACGTTCGCGACAGCGCTGGCAGTGTGCCAGAAGACGATCAAGGCACAAGAGCGAGCCGAAAAGCTACGCGAGATTCTCAAACTGGCTGCACAACTGGCCAATGAGCAACAGACAGAAAAACTTCTGACAAGAATTGCCGAGGAAGCGACCCGCCTGCTCGACTGTGATCGCGCCAGCATTTTCATCTGGGATCGTGAACATCACGAAGTGATTGCCTGCCCTGCACTGGGTGTCGAAGGGGGCTCACTCCGACTTTCTGACAAAGTGGGTGTCGTGGGAGAAGTCATTGCCAAGGTGCAGTTGATTCGCGTGGACGATGCCTACGCCGACCCGCGATTTCATCGCAAAGTCGATGCTTCCAGTGGCTACAAGACCAGCAATCTCCTCTGCGGCCCCTTACGCGATCTCGACGGCAAAGTTCTCGGTGCCTTTGAAGTTATTAATCATCGCCAGGGCCCCTTTTCGCAGGAAGATGAGATCACACTTCTCGACCTGTGCATTCAGATTGCCGCTGCCCTGCAGAACACCAGAGAACGCGAACTGCTCGTGACATCGAATCGTCAACTGACCGAGCAGGTCTCGCGTGGGGTCAACATCGTTGGCGAAAGCCCGGCTATCGTCGCTATGCGGAGCACCATTCGCCGTCTCGCGGGAACCGATCTTCCTGTCCTGATTCTCGGAGAAAGCGGCACGGGGAAAGAAGTCGTGGCTTCCTCACTGCATTACCAGGGATCGCGGGCTGACCGGCCGTTTATTGCTGTGAATTGTGCAGCTCTCACGGAAACACTTCTCGAAAGCGAACTCTTCGGGCATGAGCGTGGGTCGTTCACGGATGCCCACGAAATGCGCCGCGGTAAGTTTGAACTCGCGGAAGGGGGAACCATCTTTCTCGATGAAATTGGTGATCTGAGTGCGGGTGGTCAGGCCAAACTCTTGCGTGTTCTGGAGCAGAAAGTGATCACACGCGTGGGTGGTTCGCAGACGATTCCGATTAATGCGCGTGTCATTGCCGCCACGAATGCCCGGTTGGCCGAAGCTGTGCGTGCAAAGAAGTTTCGCGAAGACCTCTACTTCCGCTTAAATGTTGTCACATTAGAAATCCCGCCGTTGCGTGAGCGAGCGGACGATGTTCTGCCTTTGGCCGAGTACTTTCTCGAACAGTTTGCGGTGCAGGCCCGCCGCGGGAAGATGCATCTTTCGGCTGAAGCCAGGCGCCGCCTGCAATCGCATGCCTGGCCCGGCAACGTGCGTGAGCTGCGGAATCTGATGGAACGCGTGGCCTTTCTGGCACCGGCTGAGCGGATTGAAGTCGAAGATCTGGCCTTCATTCTCAGCCCTGAGCGCGACAGTTTTCATGAGCCCTCGCTCGATATGGGTCTCAGTGAGGCGACGAACTCCTTTCAGCAGGAATACATCCGCCGGGCGATCAAGCGGGTGCGCAACAACATGAGCGAAGCGGCGAGGCTATTAGGCCTGCACCGCTCGAATCTTTACCGCAAAATGCGGCAGCTCGATATGGCGGAAGCGGGGGATGGGGAAGAGGAAGAGTAA